One stretch of Muribaculum intestinale DNA includes these proteins:
- a CDS encoding translocation/assembly module TamB domain-containing protein: MLRRVLKTLMWVVVAVMALPLLLYVPFIQDAVFPFALRKVSGMTGMEITADRLRLQWPLRVTASGVMIVNAPGDTMAVARNARLQVEPLPLLGLDIRAEGDLDGIRYRLGTPDSAMYLQAVVDRFRLLPSGYNLRDGHISISRAELDGADVLLLFNGPDTTANPPDTAAATALTIDASLLSLRNVRYRMAMLPVIDSLDVTVPAATLADGHLDMLSHTIHARSLHIDSVSATYLTPSAEYLKTHPADSTLVDASAIASTPDSLMWTITGDSLRLTARDAIYAMRGAVPAPGLDMNYLAVSHVDLRIDSLYNRGAAITVPLRRLSATERCGLRLDASGTFAMDSTAMRASGFSLSTIYSSAEFDAMMGMGDIASDPSLPLSLRAKAAIGLPDLAMAFPAMRTMLDALPQSRDIELQANADGTVGRLSVDRLSVAMRDYFNIEASGHVADAMNPDNLSGHIDIDGSLPNVQFARNIALTPAMAKEISIPPLTLDGSVDMKRGVISGDLAATVDRTGDMLLKAMWNGRATDYDVALSLDRFPVASIMPSLGVGDITASVSAEGHALDITSTRTRLKAEADVASIVFNKKTYTDLKAWASLADGEIKGGLLSLNHDAAFDLDLSGTVAGGVYDVAFDGDVHNLDLKALGMTPDECRGTFGLDGTARIVPDSAIYDATMSVSGLGWTMPGLDLYTPAIDLTLKADDSTTVATLDNMDLKATLNARCGLDSLIARMSDAATLASAMMASRRIAVDTLQRALPPFRIDVSAGVGENLLASVLKSSDTEIRSLSLAMANDSIITLGAAATGISAGSTRIDSVSLSAMQHGEFLIYRAAMNNRPGTFDDFAHVDLSGYAGYNGLSAFFDQKNIQGKTGFRLGATVAQTDTTMTLRLTPLNPVISYKDWTLNPDNFITFNFPQKHLDANLHLSGASGSHLDIFTRHDSLATGHEQEKVILSASGIELADWLSLSPFAPPVKGVAGADIAIDWDATSRSLTGQGNVSLDSLSYGGEPVGSFLFDVGVTTNTAGVIHASTSLMIDSVKVITAVGALNDSTRLNPFDLDFSMIHLPLRIVNPFLPPGMASIKGTLNGTMSITGTLTEPVFDGYLDFDSTTVKVDMIGTEFTFSEEKIPVDSNVVRFDRYAIKGKNDNPLYVDGTVDMHSLSSPAIDLTLTARNMQAISSQRSSGSDVYGKAFVDVDARVRGNLDIMRVNTTLTLLPGSNVTYVMGIAGNDMSALGPTDDDMVRFVQFSDTAAVAMADTIANTGMAMLLEAKLVIDDGTTIGVDISPDGANRAQIQGSGTLNFNMNPFSDMRLSGRYTIEKGFVRYTPPLMTEKLFDFRSGSYVAFNGDMMNPILNIHADDVVKANVTEEGQNSRLVNFIVSLGVTGTLEDMDVAFDLSTDDDITISNELQSMSQSQRANQAMNMLLYNVYTGPGTKANSNLGGNPLFSFLTARLNTWAANTIHGVDISFGIDQYDRTLDGATSTTTSYSYKVSKTLFNDRVKIVVGGNYSTDADTDENFSQNLINDISFEYMLNRTGTMYLRLFRHVGYEDILEGEVTQTGVGFVYKRKLRSLRDLFPFRRRKPEPLPADAPAAITTQPTATPPTDDKEK; this comes from the coding sequence GTGCTGCGTCGTGTTCTAAAGACGCTTATGTGGGTGGTGGTAGCAGTTATGGCGTTGCCGCTGCTGCTGTATGTGCCTTTTATTCAGGATGCCGTGTTCCCGTTTGCGCTGCGCAAGGTATCCGGTATGACAGGCATGGAGATTACTGCCGACAGGCTGAGACTGCAATGGCCGCTGAGGGTCACAGCCTCCGGAGTGATGATTGTCAACGCTCCCGGCGACACTATGGCCGTCGCACGCAATGCGCGCCTGCAGGTGGAGCCACTCCCGCTGCTCGGGCTTGACATAAGGGCCGAGGGCGACCTCGACGGCATACGCTACCGCCTCGGCACACCCGACTCTGCCATGTACCTACAGGCCGTCGTAGACCGTTTCCGCCTGCTCCCCTCGGGCTACAACCTGCGCGACGGACATATCTCCATCAGCCGCGCCGAGCTCGACGGAGCCGACGTGCTCCTGCTGTTCAACGGCCCCGACACCACGGCCAACCCGCCCGACACTGCCGCCGCCACTGCGCTGACCATCGACGCCTCGCTGCTGTCGCTGCGCAATGTGCGCTACCGCATGGCCATGCTCCCCGTAATCGACAGCCTCGACGTGACGGTGCCCGCGGCCACTCTGGCCGACGGCCATCTCGACATGCTCTCCCACACCATCCATGCCCGCTCGCTGCACATCGACTCCGTGAGCGCCACCTATCTCACCCCATCGGCCGAATACCTCAAGACCCATCCCGCCGACTCCACACTCGTCGACGCCTCCGCCATCGCATCAACCCCCGACTCGCTGATGTGGACCATCACCGGCGACTCGCTGCGCCTCACCGCACGCGACGCCATCTACGCCATGCGCGGAGCCGTGCCGGCCCCCGGGCTCGACATGAACTACCTGGCCGTGTCGCATGTAGACCTGCGCATTGACTCGCTCTACAACCGCGGAGCAGCCATCACCGTGCCCCTGCGCCGCCTCAGCGCCACCGAGCGCTGCGGGCTCAGGCTCGACGCCTCGGGCACATTCGCCATGGACTCCACCGCCATGCGTGCCTCGGGATTCTCCCTGTCGACCATATATTCGTCGGCCGAGTTCGACGCAATGATGGGGATGGGCGACATCGCCTCCGACCCCTCGCTCCCGCTCAGTCTGCGCGCCAAGGCCGCCATCGGTCTCCCCGACCTTGCCATGGCTTTCCCGGCCATGCGCACGATGCTCGACGCCCTGCCGCAGTCGCGCGACATAGAGCTGCAGGCCAACGCCGACGGTACAGTCGGCCGGCTGTCGGTCGACCGACTGTCAGTCGCCATGCGCGACTATTTCAACATCGAGGCATCGGGCCATGTGGCCGACGCCATGAACCCCGACAACCTCTCGGGACATATCGACATCGACGGCTCACTGCCCAACGTGCAGTTTGCCCGCAACATAGCCCTCACTCCCGCTATGGCCAAGGAGATAAGCATACCCCCGCTGACACTCGACGGCTCTGTCGACATGAAGCGCGGCGTAATCAGCGGTGACCTTGCCGCTACGGTCGACCGCACCGGCGACATGCTGCTCAAGGCCATGTGGAACGGACGGGCCACCGACTACGACGTGGCCCTCTCGCTCGACCGTTTCCCCGTAGCATCGATAATGCCCTCGCTCGGGGTAGGCGACATCACTGCCTCCGTATCGGCCGAGGGCCACGCCCTCGACATCACCTCGACACGCACACGCCTAAAGGCCGAAGCCGATGTGGCCTCTATTGTGTTCAACAAGAAGACATATACCGACCTCAAGGCATGGGCCTCGCTCGCCGACGGAGAGATAAAGGGAGGCCTGCTGTCGCTCAACCACGACGCCGCCTTCGACCTCGACCTCTCGGGCACGGTGGCAGGAGGAGTATACGATGTGGCTTTCGACGGCGACGTGCACAATCTCGACCTCAAGGCCCTGGGGATGACTCCCGACGAGTGCCGCGGCACATTCGGCCTCGACGGCACCGCACGCATAGTGCCCGACAGCGCCATATACGATGCCACAATGAGCGTGAGCGGTCTGGGCTGGACAATGCCAGGACTCGACCTCTACACTCCCGCCATCGACCTCACGCTCAAGGCCGACGACTCGACTACAGTGGCCACGCTCGACAACATGGACCTCAAGGCCACACTCAACGCACGTTGCGGTCTCGACTCGCTCATAGCCCGCATGTCGGACGCAGCAACGCTCGCATCAGCCATGATGGCCTCGCGCCGCATTGCCGTCGACACCCTGCAGAGGGCCCTCCCCCCGTTCAGGATCGATGTCAGCGCCGGAGTGGGAGAGAATCTGCTGGCAAGCGTGCTCAAATCATCCGACACGGAGATACGCTCGCTCTCCCTCGCCATGGCCAACGACTCGATAATAACCCTCGGCGCTGCCGCCACAGGCATATCGGCCGGAAGCACACGCATCGACTCGGTGTCGCTCAGCGCCATGCAGCACGGCGAGTTCCTCATATACCGCGCGGCCATGAACAACCGCCCCGGCACATTCGACGACTTCGCCCATGTCGACCTCTCGGGATATGCCGGATACAACGGCCTGTCGGCTTTCTTCGACCAGAAGAACATACAGGGCAAGACCGGATTCAGGCTCGGAGCCACAGTCGCCCAGACCGATACCACAATGACCCTGCGCCTCACACCGCTCAACCCCGTAATCAGCTACAAGGACTGGACTCTCAACCCCGACAACTTCATCACCTTCAACTTCCCGCAGAAGCATCTCGACGCCAATCTGCACCTGTCGGGAGCCTCCGGGAGCCACCTCGACATATTCACCCGCCACGACTCCCTCGCCACGGGACATGAGCAGGAGAAGGTGATACTCAGCGCCTCGGGCATCGAGCTGGCCGACTGGCTGTCGCTCTCTCCGTTCGCCCCGCCGGTAAAGGGTGTCGCCGGGGCCGACATAGCCATCGACTGGGACGCCACATCGCGCTCACTCACCGGACAGGGCAATGTGTCGCTCGACTCGCTATCCTACGGCGGAGAGCCCGTGGGCTCATTCCTGTTCGATGTCGGAGTCACCACCAATACCGCAGGCGTGATTCATGCCTCCACATCGCTGATGATCGACAGCGTCAAGGTAATAACAGCCGTGGGTGCCCTCAACGACAGCACGCGCCTCAACCCCTTTGACCTCGACTTCTCAATGATACACCTGCCGCTGCGCATCGTCAACCCGTTCCTCCCCCCGGGCATGGCCTCGATTAAAGGCACTCTCAACGGCACGATGAGCATCACCGGCACCCTGACCGAGCCGGTGTTTGACGGATACCTCGACTTCGACTCCACGACCGTGAAGGTCGACATGATAGGCACCGAATTCACATTCTCCGAAGAGAAGATACCGGTCGACAGCAATGTGGTGCGGTTTGACCGCTACGCCATAAAGGGAAAGAACGACAATCCGCTCTACGTTGACGGCACTGTCGACATGCACTCGCTATCGTCGCCCGCCATCGACCTCACCCTCACCGCCCGCAACATGCAGGCCATATCCTCGCAGCGCTCCTCGGGCAGCGACGTATACGGCAAGGCATTTGTCGATGTCGACGCTCGCGTGAGAGGCAACCTCGACATAATGCGCGTCAACACCACACTGACCCTCCTGCCCGGAAGCAACGTCACCTACGTGATGGGCATCGCCGGCAACGACATGTCGGCCCTCGGCCCCACCGACGACGACATGGTGCGCTTCGTGCAGTTCAGCGACACAGCTGCAGTGGCCATGGCCGACACAATCGCCAACACCGGAATGGCAATGCTCCTTGAGGCTAAGCTCGTAATCGACGACGGCACTACCATCGGGGTCGACATATCGCCCGACGGAGCCAACCGCGCACAGATACAGGGTTCGGGAACGCTCAACTTCAACATGAATCCCTTCAGCGACATGCGGCTCTCCGGACGATACACCATCGAGAAGGGATTCGTCAGATACACCCCGCCGCTGATGACCGAGAAACTGTTTGACTTCCGCAGCGGCAGCTATGTGGCATTCAACGGCGACATGATGAACCCCATCCTCAACATCCATGCCGACGACGTGGTGAAAGCCAACGTCACCGAAGAGGGTCAGAACTCACGCCTGGTCAACTTCATAGTGTCGCTCGGCGTCACCGGCACTCTTGAGGACATGGACGTGGCCTTCGACCTCTCGACCGACGACGACATCACCATATCCAACGAGCTGCAGTCGATGAGCCAGAGCCAGCGTGCCAACCAGGCCATGAACATGCTCCTCTACAACGTCTACACCGGCCCCGGCACAAAAGCCAACTCCAACCTCGGCGGCAATCCCCTGTTCTCGTTCCTGACGGCAAGGCTCAACACATGGGCGGCCAACACCATACACGGAGTCGACATATCATTTGGCATAGACCAGTACGACCGCACTCTCGACGGAGCCACATCGACCACCACAAGCTATAGCTACAAGGTGAGCAAGACCCTCTTCAACGACCGGGTGAAGATAGTGGTGGGTGGCAACTACTCGACCGATGCCGACACCGACGAGAACTTCTCGCAGAACCTCATCAACGATATCTCATTCGAGTACATGCTCAACCGCACCGGCACGATGTATCTGCGCCTGTTCCGCCACGTGGGATATGAGGACATACTCGAAGGCGAGGTGACACAGACAGGCGTGGGCTTCGTCTACAAGCGCAAGCTGCGCTCCCTGCGCGACCTCTTCCCCTTCCGGCGGCGCAAACCTGAGCCTCTCCCCGCCGACGCTCCCGCTGCCATCACCACCCAACCAACAGCAACACCCCCGACCGATGATAAAGAAAAATAA
- a CDS encoding dihydrodipicolinate synthase family protein: MEKIKGLIDAPFTPMHANGDINLEVIPAYADMLVKNGLKGVFINGSSGEGYMLTPEERMAVAEKWMASVPEGFKVIVHVGSCCLRESVALAAHAEKIGAWGIGSMAPPFPKIGRIEELVKYCEEIAAAAPSLPFYYYHIPAFNGAFLPMIELLKAVDGRIPNFAGIKYTFESLYEYNQCRLYKDGKFDMLHGQDETILPSLAQGGAQGGIGGTTNYNGRELTGIIEAWEKGDIETAREKQNFSQAVINVICNYRGNIVGGKRIMKLIGLDLGPNRTPFRNMTDEEEASMKQELEAIGFFERCNKL, translated from the coding sequence ATGGAAAAAATCAAAGGGTTAATCGACGCTCCGTTCACCCCGATGCATGCCAACGGAGACATCAATCTCGAAGTAATACCGGCATATGCCGACATGCTTGTAAAGAACGGCCTCAAGGGCGTGTTTATCAACGGCTCGTCAGGCGAAGGCTACATGCTCACCCCCGAAGAGCGCATGGCCGTGGCCGAGAAATGGATGGCCTCAGTGCCCGAGGGATTCAAGGTAATAGTGCATGTAGGCAGCTGCTGTCTGCGCGAAAGCGTTGCCCTTGCGGCCCATGCCGAGAAAATCGGAGCATGGGGCATCGGCTCGATGGCGCCTCCGTTCCCGAAAATCGGACGCATCGAGGAGCTGGTGAAATACTGCGAGGAGATAGCCGCCGCCGCTCCCTCGCTCCCATTCTACTACTACCACATACCCGCCTTCAACGGCGCGTTCCTCCCCATGATCGAGCTGCTCAAGGCTGTCGACGGACGCATACCCAACTTCGCCGGCATCAAATACACATTTGAAAGCCTCTATGAGTACAACCAGTGCCGCCTGTACAAGGACGGCAAGTTTGACATGCTCCACGGACAGGACGAGACCATCCTCCCCTCGCTGGCACAAGGCGGCGCACAGGGAGGCATCGGCGGCACCACCAACTACAACGGCCGCGAGCTCACCGGCATCATCGAAGCATGGGAGAAAGGCGATATCGAGACTGCCCGCGAGAAGCAGAATTTCTCTCAGGCCGTAATCAACGTCATCTGCAACTACCGCGGCAACATCGTGGGCGGAAAGCGCATCATGAAGCTCATAGGCCTCGACCTCGGCCCCAACCGCACACCCTTCCGCAACATGACCGACGAGGAGGAAGCCTCCATGAAGCAGGAACTCGAGGCAATCGGATTTTTCGAACGCTGCAATAAACTCTAA
- a CDS encoding DUF2851 family protein, protein MERLMQYIWQHRLWMPADMKTVDGRRVQVLDPGRLNTDAGPDFFNAKVIIDGQKWAGDIEIHVRASDWHRHRHDHDPAYRSVILHVVARDDAAIQRPDGQTIPQMRMECDPGFHHSYTALVGHSASSSLPCASEIRSIENIHLHGWLDRLAFERLHAKADRIERLLRRTNGDWEEACFITLARALGFGVNSDPLERLAASIPLAAIGKHSDSPLSIEAMLLGQAGLIPPADTSSSDRYASLLRREYEFLAHKFSLTPLDNPGWKMARMRPANFPHRRIAFLSAMLLGGFKFMSAITSATGTEEILKIFNAPITGYWESHYHFGKESPGLPTMLSLSSKRILAINVAAPILYAWGTTHNLRRWQDAAVALLQDIPAESNSITSLFGSAGIKCTDAFTSQALIQLRREYCESRKCLYCRIGHRMLARKSIARNQ, encoded by the coding sequence ATGGAGCGACTGATGCAATACATATGGCAACACCGCCTGTGGATGCCCGCCGACATGAAAACTGTCGACGGGCGCCGCGTGCAGGTGCTCGACCCCGGACGCCTCAACACCGACGCAGGGCCCGACTTCTTCAACGCAAAAGTAATAATCGACGGACAGAAATGGGCCGGCGACATTGAAATCCACGTCAGGGCATCGGACTGGCACCGCCACCGCCACGACCACGACCCGGCATACCGGTCGGTGATACTGCATGTCGTGGCACGCGACGACGCGGCGATTCAACGCCCCGACGGACAGACCATACCGCAGATGCGCATGGAGTGCGACCCGGGGTTTCACCACAGCTACACCGCGCTGGTAGGCCACTCGGCCTCATCATCTCTGCCTTGCGCGTCGGAGATACGCTCAATCGAAAACATACACCTCCACGGATGGCTCGACCGCCTTGCCTTCGAGAGACTCCACGCCAAGGCCGACCGCATAGAGCGGCTGCTCCGACGCACCAACGGCGACTGGGAGGAAGCATGCTTCATAACACTCGCACGCGCTCTGGGATTCGGCGTAAACTCCGACCCGTTGGAACGGCTCGCCGCCTCCATTCCCCTGGCCGCCATAGGCAAGCACAGCGATTCGCCGCTGTCAATAGAGGCTATGCTCCTGGGGCAGGCCGGCCTGATTCCACCGGCCGACACGTCATCATCCGACAGATACGCCTCCCTGCTGAGACGCGAATATGAATTCCTCGCCCACAAATTCTCGCTCACACCGCTGGATAATCCAGGGTGGAAAATGGCACGCATGCGTCCGGCCAACTTCCCCCACAGGCGTATCGCCTTTCTCTCGGCAATGCTGCTGGGAGGATTCAAATTCATGAGTGCCATCACATCAGCCACCGGTACCGAAGAGATTCTGAAGATATTCAACGCCCCGATTACAGGATACTGGGAGTCGCACTACCATTTCGGAAAAGAGTCGCCCGGCCTCCCGACCATGCTCAGCCTGTCGTCGAAACGCATACTCGCCATCAACGTGGCCGCACCCATACTCTACGCCTGGGGAACGACACACAACCTGCGCCGGTGGCAGGACGCCGCCGTAGCCCTGCTCCAGGACATTCCGGCGGAAAGCAACTCAATAACATCGCTGTTCGGCTCAGCCGGCATAAAGTGTACCGACGCATTCACATCGCAGGCCCTGATACAGCTGCGGCGCGAATACTGCGAAAGCCGCAAATGTCTCTACTGCCGCATAGGCCACCGCATGCTGGCGCGAAAATCAATAGCCCGCAACCAATAG
- a CDS encoding AGE family epimerase/isomerase, which produces MIDKEYLSQCSERYKADLKGNIMPFWIEKGLDPVYGGVYTCLDRQGNIMDTTKSVWFQGRFGFIGSFAFNNIEKNPQWLDASRSCIEFIEAHCSDPEDGRMYFEVMADGTPLRKRRYVFSECFAAIAMSEYALASGDMTYAAKALALFKEIRRFISTPGILPPKYLPTQPAIGHSITMILINTASCIRKVISDPELDSQIDESIEKIKLFIHPEYKALLETVTPEGNLIDTCSGRTINPGHCIETAWFLLEEARHRNWDKQLVEMATQILDWSWDWGWDEEFGGIINFRDCRNFPPQDYSQDMKFWWPQCETVIATLYAYIATGNEKYLDMHRKANEWMYAHLPDAEYPEWYGYLHRDGSVAQPAKGNIFKGPFHIPRMLVQASKLCDEILAM; this is translated from the coding sequence ATGATTGACAAGGAATACCTAAGCCAATGCTCCGAGAGATACAAGGCCGACCTTAAGGGCAACATCATGCCATTCTGGATTGAGAAAGGCCTCGACCCGGTATACGGCGGAGTATATACATGCCTCGACCGGCAGGGCAACATAATGGATACCACCAAATCGGTGTGGTTTCAGGGCCGATTCGGATTCATAGGCTCGTTTGCGTTCAACAATATCGAGAAAAACCCGCAGTGGCTCGACGCCTCGCGCAGTTGTATCGAGTTTATCGAGGCCCACTGCTCCGACCCCGAGGACGGACGCATGTATTTTGAAGTGATGGCCGACGGCACCCCTCTGAGAAAACGCCGCTACGTATTCTCCGAATGCTTCGCCGCGATAGCCATGAGCGAATACGCCCTGGCATCGGGCGACATGACATATGCCGCCAAGGCCCTCGCCCTGTTCAAGGAGATACGCCGGTTTATTTCCACCCCGGGGATACTCCCCCCGAAGTATCTCCCCACACAGCCCGCTATCGGCCACTCGATAACCATGATTCTTATCAACACGGCGTCGTGCATACGCAAGGTCATCTCCGACCCCGAGCTCGACAGCCAGATTGACGAGTCAATCGAGAAGATCAAGCTGTTTATCCACCCCGAATACAAGGCCCTGCTTGAGACCGTGACCCCCGAGGGCAACCTCATCGACACATGCTCGGGACGCACAATCAACCCCGGCCACTGCATCGAGACGGCATGGTTCCTGCTTGAGGAAGCACGCCACCGCAACTGGGACAAGCAGCTCGTGGAGATGGCGACACAAATACTCGACTGGTCGTGGGACTGGGGATGGGACGAGGAGTTCGGCGGAATAATCAACTTCCGCGACTGCCGCAATTTCCCGCCTCAGGATTATTCGCAGGACATGAAGTTCTGGTGGCCCCAGTGCGAGACAGTAATCGCTACCCTCTACGCCTACATAGCCACCGGCAACGAGAAATATCTCGACATGCACCGCAAAGCCAACGAGTGGATGTACGCGCATCTGCCCGACGCCGAGTATCCCGAGTGGTACGGCTACCTCCACCGCGACGGCTCTGTGGCACAGCCTGCCAAAGGCAACATCTTCAAGGGTCCGTTCCACATACCGCGCATGCTCGTCCAGGCATCGAAACTCTGCGACGAGATACTCGCCATGTAA
- a CDS encoding MFS transporter: MSSLTKKNWYPWLVVGLLWIVALLNYMDRQMLSTMRASMAVDIADLESTIMFGKVMAAFMWIYGFCSPISGIIADRVNRKWLIVGSLFVWSTVTLMLGYATTFHEVYVLRAIMGVSEALYIPAALSLIADYFTGKQLSLAIGIHMTGLYMGQAIGGFGAFVAERLSWQATFHWFGIIGIVYAVILIAFLYEKRVAAAEAKEKTSISRAISQGLAGVKSSLGILLGNAAFWTILFFFASCSIPGWSTKNWLPELFASSLGISMVVAGPIATITIAISSFIGVMIGGPLADNWARRNVKGRIYTSSIGLSLMIPALVMMGFGSSLFAAIGAGILFGLGYGLFDANNMPILCQFVSSRNRGSAYGLMNMSGLFIGAFATDFLGSLAAEGKMGLGFAMMAAALVLAVLLQLTVLRPTTLNMTEEDEALKKDSNLISA; the protein is encoded by the coding sequence ATGAGTTCCCTGACTAAAAAAAACTGGTATCCGTGGCTGGTCGTAGGTCTGCTATGGATTGTGGCGCTCCTCAACTATATGGACCGCCAGATGCTCTCTACGATGCGCGCCTCGATGGCCGTCGACATCGCCGACCTTGAATCTACCATCATGTTTGGAAAGGTAATGGCCGCATTCATGTGGATCTACGGATTCTGCAGCCCCATCTCCGGCATCATAGCCGACCGTGTCAACCGCAAATGGCTCATCGTGGGCTCCCTGTTTGTGTGGTCGACCGTGACCCTCATGCTCGGCTATGCCACCACATTCCATGAAGTGTATGTGCTCCGCGCGATAATGGGCGTCAGCGAGGCCCTTTATATCCCTGCGGCCCTCTCTCTGATTGCCGACTACTTCACCGGAAAGCAGCTGAGCCTCGCCATAGGCATACATATGACAGGCCTCTACATGGGGCAGGCCATCGGCGGATTCGGTGCATTCGTGGCCGAGCGTCTCTCGTGGCAGGCCACATTCCACTGGTTCGGCATTATCGGCATAGTCTACGCCGTAATCCTCATCGCGTTCCTGTATGAAAAGCGTGTTGCCGCCGCAGAAGCCAAAGAGAAGACCTCTATCTCCCGGGCCATCAGCCAGGGCCTTGCCGGAGTGAAATCCTCGCTGGGCATACTTCTGGGCAACGCCGCGTTCTGGACGATACTCTTCTTCTTCGCGTCATGCTCCATACCCGGATGGTCGACAAAGAACTGGCTCCCCGAGCTGTTTGCCTCGTCGCTGGGCATATCGATGGTGGTGGCCGGCCCGATTGCCACAATCACTATCGCGATAAGCTCGTTTATCGGGGTGATGATCGGCGGTCCGCTTGCCGACAACTGGGCCCGCAGAAATGTGAAAGGGCGCATATACACCTCATCCATCGGGCTCTCGCTGATGATACCTGCCCTGGTGATGATGGGCTTCGGCTCGTCGCTCTTCGCCGCCATAGGAGCCGGAATACTCTTCGGACTGGGATACGGACTGTTTGACGCCAACAACATGCCTATACTCTGCCAGTTTGTGTCGTCGCGCAACAGAGGCTCGGCCTACGGCCTGATGAACATGTCGGGCCTGTTTATCGGCGCCTTTGCCACCGACTTCCTGGGCTCGCTCGCGGCTGAAGGTAAGATGGGTCTCGGATTTGCCATGATGGCCGCCGCGCTGGTGCTGGCGGTGCTCCTGCAGCTCACAGTATTGCGCCCGACCACTCTCAACATGACCGAGGAGGATGAAGCTCTGAAAAAGGACTCCAACCTTATCAGTGCATGA